The DNA window tcagaagcacttttccggtgagcgctgagcgttactgcgcagcctccaactgagagagacgacgtaaatgtgacgtgagcaacctgtctgaaagttggaagtcttctggtagctgtgccaagagaaatctcaatcattcccaatcttgcagagacggagagcgtaggtatatgtaaggagataacatggtcacaggctaattattgctaactaaaatgatagttaacattagtaattaaacttaaacagctaatgtaagtcgaaactgcctgcgagcttacTTTAGTATACTTTATAACATATACTACGTATACTACGGAGTCATAAAGTGAGATACagggtaatggagccttttatacattgtcgtgtttctttagaaataaacaatggacaaatagagtctttaaacacttcagatgtaaagttatttgctgtcaaagtgacgtctaaatgaatggcagtcaatggaatgctaacgggggtgagtgcttgttagcatcaaaatggcgctaTAGGAGCtacgttgtgaggagaagcttacccccttggcgtctaccccagttcatgcgaattgatggtggtggtaaatattcatgaaaaaggacaagtttgtgaacgggcaacacagattttgataatgaacaactaaacacgttacacactggacctttaaggttCATTCTCATCCGCCTTGTTTCGTTAATGCGTGCAATTGTACTCCAAACGGCAGCCAGACAAAGTGTAACTGTTTGTTAACATAGTCACCATAAAAACTGTTGATTTTGtgtttacaggttttttttgttgcccaTATGTTAGCAGATGTTGTTTAATttgggtcttaaaaagtcaccCCCATAGGCTCGATACTTTATAGCATATGTCATATAAAAACACTTTCACTCACAAAGTCATGAGTAACACATTAATGTGACGTTCAAATGAACTCACTTGAACACACCAGGCCATACAGTGCAGCACAGCCCTTATCTCGAGGTCGATAATGTTTGTTACACACTTTCCTTGCGAAACCTACAGTTGACTAACTTCAGGCAACTTACAGTGCATGGCTTTGTACTTATGTTTGAATTTCCTGCCTCTGGTTGCACTGTGGTTTACAATGACGGATGTCAGTACATGCCGCTGTAGGCTTGTGTCAAGTTTCTGCACTAAATAAGAAAATAGTTCCCTTTCCTTTTTGAAACTAAAAGTAGGGGAAAGTTTTAAATGTCTAACCGTCTGTCTAGTCCTTCCAAAAATAGTCGTGTCGCTACTAGCATCAGGGTAATCTTATTGGTCAATCCCTATTGCCTACAAGAGAACCAAAGAATTGTGATGATTGGACATGGAAAGGTCTCTGTGATCTTGTAATGATGTATCAATGCTTGTGGTACCACATGGGTCTCattagagagggagggggagaaaggGAAGGGtgtagagagaggagagaagctgGCGGGGGGaggtggtgtgttttttttctctcggcACGAACAGACACAGAGCTATGTGTGTGTTCGGGACAGACtgggtcttgtgtgtgtgtctgtgtgtgtattttcctgTGGAAGAGCCACCCTGGTTCCACAAACACTGTCGAGGGATCCACTCCAGCCAGAAAACAACGGCTCCTTTAACAacctacaccacacacacacacacacacacacacacacacacacacacacacacacttcatcgtGAAGTCAGCTCGGTGGTTTTTGTGCTAAATCCGATCCCATCTTCTCTAATTAGCTGGTTAGATTGGAGCTGTGGGACAGTGCTGTTCACTGGAGAAAAGTGATTATTTCAGtgtcattgtttatttttgtctctCAGTGTATcatttttttacactttcattTGAAGGAAAACATCCACACACCCAAGTCTGTGCAAAAATCTGATTTTAATTGAGCAAGCTTTAAGACCTTCAGACAGAGACCTTGTTTAAGGCGAAAACAGGTTTATTTGTGAACATTCAACATTTGTGACATGATTCTGTTTTGCTAGTTCTGTTGTTTTAATTTGGCAATATGTGATTTTAAGTCATGCTAGCAGCAATACTGTAGGAATGGAAATGTTGGTTGGTGTGTTGGTTTACCACTTTCATTGAGAGTTCCAACTACATCACATTTTGAACAGATATTTATCATCCCCGGAGGATGAATCTCACTTATGtgggtgatcccctgacttttcctcttgtGCTACCATGAGgatgacatttttggtttttggATTGTCATAAATTTGGTTCAGACATCTATGTTCCCCCTCAGGATGCTTTGCAATGTCTTTGGTGATCCTTAAACTTTTCATCTACTAACACAGTTGGGTCAAAAGAGATACGTTGATGTATTTCAGATATGACCAACTTACCCTTgcccttttttatattttaggaATCATATCTATTTATCCAGGATATctatttattgatattttatatttgcacTCTTTCCTACTTTGCATGCAACTTCTGCACAACAATTTCCTTCCAGATGAATAAAGTTCTCTCTTATactaagtccaatatttctgtTTACCACCAAAGTACCTCCAGCTGTACTTAAGTTAAGTGCTTATaagcaaatattagcatgctaatacgCTAAACTAAGGTGGTGAATGTGATAAACAATATACCTGctgaacatcagcatgttagcactgTCATTGTTAGCTCAAAGAGCCACACAGAGATGAAATAATTCCTCTATCTGTATTTTTGTCATGTTTAGTTACTAAGATTGTTAAAATAACTTAGCCCTGTGACTCAAATGTAATGGTAATACATGAGTCACAAATCAGGGCTATACTTACCTATAGAAGTGGCaattttgtgtgtgggtgtgggtgtgtgtgtgtgggtgttatgGGCATTTCTCTAGAACCGTTAGTCCGagggatttcaaacttgacaggtgtcttgctgcGGGCATGAGTAAGTGCAGTGCAaagtttgacattgtttggattagaaatgcaaaagatatcgttaaatatatatcggtaaaagaaacacacatttgccactccccctctcacactgaCTGAGcactaaacctgtttgagtcgtgacTCACTCGGATCTTTCACCCTACTTTTTAACTCGTGAGTCGCTCATACTACACaagacatctctctctctctctctctctctctctctctctctctctctctctctctctctctctctctctctgcacacacacacaaacagtccggttctggtggtgattaacgcagatatgtgctgttTAGCGCTCATACGACACGAGAcaacaccgtctctctctctctctctctctctctctctctctctctctctctctctctctctgcacacacacacacaaacagggtcaggttctggtggttgattaatgcagatatgtatatgtgtgtgtgtgtgtgtgtgtgtatatatatatatatatatatatatagctctcataacgggccgggtgggtagcgcactgccatgaggctaatgtctggttactccacattttcattgtgatattttgtgaatacattctgaatctgcaacattctctgtcaggtaaatcagtaagttagcagtagggtatacaggggagttgcatatgaagtggtttggggtccttctgtaagtaattttggggtaggcaacaatttggttttgatgaattctacaagcagcaataccacaggccaagcaatcggccgttccaaacaggcacattttcaacgggcactgcactagtttatCTAATGTATGAAACAGCagtttttaaaactttattatACAGGGAGGAATCCATTACAGGCGATTGGAACACTTTCTGTGTTCCAATACTAGTGAGGAAACTTTGCTGCCACTATCAAACCAACCACAGCTGAATCAAACTAGGTCACGGTATTCTCTAGAGACGTTGGTGAAACTCAACCTGACACGCACAGGAAGTCCCAAACCGAGACAGAGTGGTaacaccaaaaaaacaaatgtaaatggCATCGCTGGTTACAACACTATGAAATCTGCTGTAGATGTACAGTAAGTGCATTTGAGGATGTGTATGAAACTCAAGGTTTTCTTCCATCTCTCCTCCACTCAGCTAAACGAGGCGAAAGCAGCAAGCGTTGCCTCGGAAACCATGAAGACTGAACCTGACGGCAAAGCCAGAGGTGAGAAGTTAACAGCTTTACCGTTGTAAAGATCATCCTAAAAGAGTGAAGATAAGCAGTCTGATAAGAAGACAAACATTTTCCAAAGCATACCAAAGTTATTAGATCACTTCCTAGCTTTGTTGCAAACgttttcctttcctttactTTGTCACAGTATTGTAATGTAGTCGTGCCAAGCCAACACTTTGAAAATGCTTCCTTGATGATGTGTTCAGGTGCTTGTGGAAAGCTCCAACATCCAAGTTGTGGGAGTTGGATGCGAGAAGTATTGCATTTAACAAGCTATGGTCACAATAATTTATATAATCTGCTTTTTCTAAATAATCGGGTATTTTTCAGTGAAATATTTTTGCAAAACATCCCTCTCAAAGCAAATTCATGTTCATGACATGTGCATGTCGTACCTTCGATTGTTGGTGAAAACCGCCTTTACTGTCTTGTTTCTCAGCTGttaagttttctttttcttgactttATCGTGCATTTGATTGGCAGGGCGGGAGCAATGTAAAGTCCTCTTTCCATATGAAGCACAAAATGAAGATGAGCTGTCACTCAAAGAGGGCGAAATCATCAACATTATCACcaaggtgtgtgcgtgtgtgtgtgtgtgtgcgtgtgtgtgcgtgtgtgtgtgtgcgtgcgtgtgcgtgtgtgtgtgtgtaattcttcatactgtatatgtgggtGTGTCTGCTTTGATTCCTGCACCATTTGGTCAGTTTGATTTGTTTGTACAGGTATGAAACATTTGCATGATCCAGGTGCAAAGTGTACTTACCAAACACGTTGCTGTCTTTTTCCCAGGAGTGTGCAGATGCAGGCTGGTGGAAGGGGGAGATCGGGGGAAGACAAGGTGTCTTCCCAGATAACTTTGTCAAGCTGCTAGAAGTGGAGAAAGAGGTAACTTtggcacacatgcatacatgtctGGTTACCGTGATATTAGAAGCCTAGAAAGTCTCGAAGGTGTGATGCTTTCTCAAAGTGTTTTTgtaatgtttctgtgtctgcgtgtgtttcCAGAGACCGAGGAAACCGCCTCCTCCCAGTGCACCAGGTGCTAAACACACCACAGGTACAGTAACATCttatttcctttcctctcttggATTTCTACATtctgagagacaaagagagagaaacagaaacctGTAAAAACTCTGACTTGTAGAGAAAAAGTCGGAGGTCAAGAAGGTTCCACCTGAGCGGCCTGAACATCTGCCACAGAGAGACCAGGATCGAGGTACAGTCTAGACCACTTTGGCCCTGCTCAGGCCACCTTCAGCCTGCAACTTTCTACTCATCTGTTCAGCTTGCAATGGACGGATCACTAACTAACATGCTTATTATTACTAATACATTTGATTGGCTGGGTAGCTTTACAGAAGGGAGCCAAACATGCAGCAGGCTTCTATTGAAACAAAAGCAGTAGGAAAACCCCTTGCTGCATGTTTGTCCTCCATTGTAAAGGATCAAAGCTTTGATTGAACAAATGCTGTCAACTTCATTCCTTGTGCAACAGGAGGCTTTGGGCACTGTGGTTTTGATCTTGACGAATGCTGGCACCAACTAACAGAGTTGTGTCattattagggatgcaccgaatccagatttttggggtttcggccgaataccgaatccaatggttaagattctgcagaatccgaaaccgaatacagaatcctactcccatcctcagtccattaacacagtaaacacagtaatgaagtaaacaacgtccacagcctctaaaacagttaaatgtaacaacttattgttgaattcacacgctcttttcacatcgtaggaaagtgcatcgctatcgccagatgagtgacaattttgtttggcaaatctTCGCTAACCAgcgtatgatgaaggcatgttgggtgggtgaaattagacagctaacgttagctaacgagcagcagccggcTGTTCGGTCGCTCTGCTCAGCCGAGAGAACGGCTGACAGCCCAGGAGAGGcgctgtctggttaacacaggtttttagctgtgactgtccttcctttgccgtacaaGTGTAAAATCCCCCATTTGGGTGGAATTATTGGCCTTGTTTTATTAGAGATGAAGCATTGTTAGAGATTTTCTTGCAATGTGACTTCATGGGGATGTTCTTAAattgtaaaagaagaaaaaaagagcacaaTCTCCTATATGTTTCAGCAGTTTTTTCATCAAATAAATCATTTCTTAATACGATTAAATCTCATGTGTACTCATAGACCAAAAACAAGCTACATAACAATCCTACTGCCACCACTTTGACCTGATCCTGTTCTGGTCTTTGTCGCCCTCCAATTTTTATCTTTGCGTCTTGTATTGTTTATCCCTTCCCACTCTTGCAGCATTGGGCGactccagaccctcctcctcctcctcctcctccttcttcttcttctgcttctgtttttttcctccaacaACTTTCTTTTGCTTAGTTTTAGTCCTCTTGGTTCAGATTTAGTTCCTTTACCTTCATCACTTATACTCCTacctagagctgggcaatatatcgagatcgtgatatgagactagatattgtcttagattttggatatcgtaatatggcataagtgttgtcttttcctggttttaaaggctgcattacagtaaagtgatgtacttttctgaacttaccagactggtgtaactgttctattatttgcctttacccacttagtcatgatatccacattactgatgattatttatcaaaaatctgattgtgtaaatattttgtgaaagcaccaatagtcaacactacaatattgttgcggtatcgatatcgaggtatttggtcaaaaatatcgtgatatttgattttctccatatcgcccagccctactcctACCTTTATTTTACCTTGTCTGTATGAGTGTTTGAGTCACACGTTCTCCTCTACAGGTCTGTATTAATGTTGTACAATATgtcagtttgtttgttgttattttcaCCTTTAAACATCTGTCCatccatgtgtgtttttgtatggttttgtttgtgtgtagctGAAGAGATGAAGATAGGAGACATCCCCAAGCCCTCTATCCCATCTATCATTCCTAAGAAACCCCTCCACCCAAAGACAagcacctcctcttcctcccaacCCCCACGGCGTCCTGAGAGACCACCCACTCTAGcgtcagtacacacacacacacacacacacacacacacacacacacgctcttacggttaaaaaaaatcccatatACTCCTGAGCATATACAGCCTAATGTTGTTGTATGGTTTACAtgctcaggtgtgaaagccccaaGTCTGAGGGCGGGGCTTCGACACCAGATTCTGCCCCACATGACACTGGTGAGTTTGACTGACAGGAGCATCGCCCAATGAGATCAAGACATGGTACCTCAGTAACAGTCAGagcaccctctctctctctctttgtctcatcCTGTGGAGCTGTAGCTGCTGCTGatcaggtgtgtttgtgtttctgatgTGCGTTTGTGCAGATGTGGACCTCGACGCGGTGGTGCCATCAACAGAGAAGCTGAGTCATCCGACGGCGACACGGCCGAGAGTCAGCGACCGCCGGCCTCGCTCACAGATCATCACATCCGTGAGTGTGTTCATAGTCACCCATCATGAAGGCTTTTCATTCTGAaatactggatttttttttttactggatgTACACTATtctaaaaaattattattattattgtgtcacaatcagtagtggaagaagtactcagatcctttactaaagTTAAAGTAGCAGTACCACTGTATAGAAATAGTCTGtttcaagtaaaagtcctgctttaACAAGTACAAGGACTCGccatgcagaatggcccatttcagaataatgtatattaGATTAGaataattgatgcattaatgtgttcttCACTTTAATTTTGTTAAAGCTGTgaaggtggagctcattttaattactgtactgtataattTTCCCAATGGATCGATCAAGTTTTATCTTTATCCATATCTGCAATGTAACTTATCAAAGAAATGTAAAGTACAATGTTGTCCTatatagtggagtagaagtataaagtagcatacaatTGGAAATACTCAATCAAAGTGCaggtacctcaaaattgtacttaagtacgtAACTTATACGTAAATATAAAATGTCCCAGAGCCCAGGGATGGGGCTTTAAATTTGCTTTTGCTTTGAAGGTTGTagtcttcaaattgtattctCTGTCAGACTAATTGTCGAAAAACATAAAGATTTCAATTTATTGTAATATTAAATTGAGATGAGCAGCAAACCCTCAAATTTGTGAAGCCAGAACCAACAAATGTCCTCGCATTTGTGCTTGATAAACAacttaaatgatttattttcagcCCTGAAACTAAGTGAAAACTGCtgcaagaaatatatatatataaaaaaaaaaaaatatatatatatatatatatatatatatttcaaagttTGATGAGTATACAGTACAAACTGTATACTTTATGTAGTATGAAACTGGGACACAGCCACATCTGTACCGTACATAATTATCTGGTGTCCATTATATTAGTCCAGTATATTGAGTATTTATAGCATATTATGCATcttgtattgtgtttttgagCAATGGGAAGTGGATGGAGGAGTTCTAATGGATTATGACTGTATTTAAATTACATATTTCTGATATCAGTACTTCAGAAAGCCACATACTTTGCACTAAATAAGACCATCACTGTCTCTGTTGCAGTCTTCCCTGTCAGGTATCGATCTGGACTCCCCTGCAGTGGAGGACAGGAAGGACAGAGGAAaggtggagccagagtctgTCTCCTCCAGATCTGCAGAGGTTTCCCTGAGGAAAGGAGCATCCGCAATCCCTGTACGACCACCTTCTTTCACTATTTCTGTCATCCAGTAGAGGGCGCCACGACACATTTTTTCATGTTTCTGTGCAGTATTAGAACTGcatatgtattttctttttgttcctcATAAACACTCTACACCATGCTTGCTGACTAATGTGATATTTAACAGTTTGTTGACAGAtgacaacatgtttttttttttgtaatattaaGTGTATAATTCATCACTTTCATTAATAATTGAATATCGGTAAGAAATGCAGTTATAATTTTAGCCTCAATTTTAGTTTTAAAAAGTGGATGTCTTTCAATTGGCAAAACAGTCTCACAACAAGGTCCATTAGTaactgttctggagctttcgacCATAtcacagtcttcctcatcaCATGGAGATTAGCCTGAAATTGTAGATGCGAACATTTTTCTCAGCACTTGTTCCGTAAACTGCTTAAAAACTCTCCCCACAAACAACGTCCTATATTTATGCTGTAATTTGGATTCCTAACTTTCCTGAAAGCTCTTCAGATTCATAAAACTAAAGCACAACTACCAGGTTATGTATTAAATGTATGGGCGAAATATAATGATTCCTAAATTCTTAATTTCCCTCAtctgtgtttacatttattCTCAGGTACCTGACAGTAAAGCACCACTGCCCGCCAAGCCCTCTGCCCTGACCCCGCCAAGCGCCAGTCATCGCCCCACATCCTTGTCTTCCTCCTTGGGTCTGAGCCCCTCCCCTGAGCTCCGGCATTCACCTCTGACCCCCCTGACACTAGAGGAACTCAGGAACCAGCTGAGAGACCTGAGGGCTTCTGTAGAACTGCTCAAGAGCCAGCACAGGTACATCACATGCACAGTATATACCAACCTAGAATCGGTGACATCTTCTAAATCACTTCTCAAAACTTATCTTTAAAAGAAGCTTTTTTAGAAATGCTAGCACACCTATTTATAtctgtattattattgttaccTTTTTTATCATATATTATTGTTgggtattttatttcatttcattgatcTGTATGCTGTTAGTTGCCTCATTACAGtcctgaaatgttttaattcTGGTTCAgccatgtaaagcactttgtaactttgtgtttaaaagcactgtataaatatatgattgttattctgcgtgtgtgtgcgtgtatcaGAGTCGTGatgcgtttgtgtgtatttcaggcagGAAATGAAGCAGTTGACCAACGCGCTGGATGAAGAGAAGAAGATTCGTCTTAGTTTACAGGTGAGATTCATAAAGAACTGAGATGTTTGGTTATAGAACACACAAAGCAGGTTCATAAATAATTGGCAACAATAGCAATATATATCTTAGTATATATTATAAATGTGTATGTACTTATATATTGGGTTTTGTTAcctttttttggaaaaaatgcCCAAGAAGCTTGAACAGCACTAAAAGTCTGATTGAGCACCCAAGACATacttacaaaataaatgatgcGCACACACAAGTTATGAgtaatttccattttatgcactAGTGATTGATCTAGCATAtagccaaaagtatgtggacaatCATGTGGACACCCAAACGAGGTctataaagaaatgtttttcccAGTTTGGTGAGGAAGAACTTGACTAGCACCAAGTTGTTTTAGATAAATCCTCCTCCAGATGGCATCAGTGTTACTAGATGTCAATAATTCAATTGAATCTatatcaggggtcttcaacgttttttaagccaaggaccccttagctgaaagagagacgaagCTGCGACTCCCTACTACATATGTTGTATAAaactgagttgcatattaaactgggtggatggatggatattcatacattatttatacattgtattttaatgttaaacataaatgtggatggcacagtgaatccttaagcttaactatatctgtggatggctaccatagtggctaaCTACCCATAGTAAGCATCAtcagtggggtttttttttcacgAATAGGCCAATTTacctttgctaataatatgttggattcatattaatgtatattttcagactttacattttttaagacTAAACTAAAATTTAGCAGACCCCCTGGAGTAACTTtgaggaccccctaagggtcgcggaccccctgttgaagatctctgatctaTATTATAAAAGCATTATATTATAATCCtttgttattgtatttttatactctttttttatttaattttttacttTAACAAGCAATTACAAAATGTTAACCTTGGGCACTGGAAAATCGTGACATTTTATAGCCTAAATaatgaattgattaattgaaaaaaatagtcTACAGATTCTCTAGTATCGCTACTGTGATCTCATCCAGAAGCAGCAGCTACATGTCTTTGACTTTACAAGAAATTAAATCAcaatatgtctgtgtttgtttgacagaTGGAAGTAGAGCACATAAGGAAGAGCCTGTCAAAATGAAGAATAAAGCATCCTCTTATCACCACATCGGAGGCcaacatttgaaaacattctCACCGTTGGCCgagacaaaatacattttgtgccAAACGATCATCACGAGCAACATTACAGTACCATGGAATCAGGCACCTCCCCCCTCTCTGATGCCGCCTTATTCTGCGTTTACTTCTTTATTTCTCTTGTTAAGTTTACTGCTATCTTATCGCAGCTTGCTGTTCCACTGGTACGGACTGGCTGTGTTGTGCCATTGTTACAGAACGATGACACAGAAGCTGCCGTGGCGACCTCGCTGGTACCATTCTGTGTGAAGGAAACTTGGAACTCGTTCCTTCGTAGCCCGGTTTGTTTAGATGGCCTCTGTGCTGGTCTGTGTCCACTCTGCGGCCTTCGCCTcttatctgtttgtgtgtgtgattgtttttgttttccatccATGTGAGGACTGCAGTTTTAGACCTTCAAATTAGGGACATTTTTGTAAGGTGAAGTTGTTTTGGCCGGATCATGACTTCTTCAACAGTTAGGATTTGAGTTGATCAAAGTCTACACTCTGAGACACATCATTAACATTTGGGTTACATTGATTGACTCACTGAGCTTGATGTTTCTGTGGTACACTTCAGGCGGGGATTTTCCAAGCATCAGCCAGTAACAGCACTGGCATTTGGACATAATTCCTGAACCTTTTATTATTAGtggcatatttttttaatttgcagtCAAATATCCCACCTGTCGGGAGGCCAAAATTATCATCATTCTTCACCCAATCAGTTTAATTTAGTCTAACCAACATGACAAGTACTGAAACTGTAGGTgctatttaaaggaatagttgaaCATTTTGGGAACTACGCTTATTCAATTTA is part of the Sander vitreus isolate 19-12246 chromosome 22, sanVit1, whole genome shotgun sequence genome and encodes:
- the sh3kbp1 gene encoding SH3 domain-containing kinase-binding protein 1 isoform X1 — encoded protein: MVEAVVEFDYEAQQDDELSLTVGDIILNIRRDDGGWWEGELDGRRGLFPDNFVREIKKEAKRDGGQASMIRPDLSNGRASPVSDPSTRSGKKVEQIRKRRCKAAFSYVPQHEDELELKIGDVIEIIAEVEEGWWEGFLNGKSGMFPSNFTKVIQTESETSSLNTSQEELRSSRTSKDSPGSESDGGDSRSETGSGEIQPKKVRGFGFGDIFKDQPFRLRPRSIDVDLEVDKLNEAKAASVASETMKTEPDGKARGREQCKVLFPYEAQNEDELSLKEGEIINIITKECADAGWWKGEIGGRQGVFPDNFVKLLEVEKERPRKPPPPSAPGAKHTTEKKSEVKKVPPERPEHLPQRDQDRAEEMKIGDIPKPSIPSIIPKKPLHPKTSTSSSSQPPRRPERPPTLACESPKSEGGASTPDSAPHDTDVDLDAVVPSTEKLSHPTATRPRVSDRRPRSQIITSSSLSGIDLDSPAVEDRKDRGKVEPESVSSRSAEVSLRKGASAIPVPDSKAPLPAKPSALTPPSASHRPTSLSSSLGLSPSPELRHSPLTPLTLEELRNQLRDLRASVELLKSQHRQEMKQLTNALDEEKKIRLSLQMEVEHIRKSLSK
- the sh3kbp1 gene encoding SH3 domain-containing kinase-binding protein 1 isoform X2 encodes the protein MVEAVVEFDYEAQQDDELSLTVGDIILNIRRDDGGWWEGELDGRRGLFPDNFVREIKKEAKRDGGQASMIRPDLSNGRASPVSDPSTRSGKKEQIRKRRCKAAFSYVPQHEDELELKIGDVIEIIAEVEEGWWEGFLNGKSGMFPSNFTKVIQTESETSSLNTSQEELRSSRTSKDSPGSESDGGDSRSETGSGEIQPKKVRGFGFGDIFKDQPFRLRPRSIDVDLEVDKLNEAKAASVASETMKTEPDGKARGREQCKVLFPYEAQNEDELSLKEGEIINIITKECADAGWWKGEIGGRQGVFPDNFVKLLEVEKERPRKPPPPSAPGAKHTTEKKSEVKKVPPERPEHLPQRDQDRAEEMKIGDIPKPSIPSIIPKKPLHPKTSTSSSSQPPRRPERPPTLACESPKSEGGASTPDSAPHDTDVDLDAVVPSTEKLSHPTATRPRVSDRRPRSQIITSSSLSGIDLDSPAVEDRKDRGKVEPESVSSRSAEVSLRKGASAIPVPDSKAPLPAKPSALTPPSASHRPTSLSSSLGLSPSPELRHSPLTPLTLEELRNQLRDLRASVELLKSQHRQEMKQLTNALDEEKKIRLSLQMEVEHIRKSLSK
- the sh3kbp1 gene encoding SH3 domain-containing kinase-binding protein 1 isoform X4, which encodes MVEAVVEFDYEAQQDDELSLTVGDIILNIRRDDGGWWEGELDGRRGLFPDNFVREIKKEAKRDGGQASMIRPDLSNGRASPVSDPSTRSGKKGKDSPGSESDGGDSRSETGSGEIQPKKVRGFGFGDIFKDQPFRLRPRSIDVDLEVDKLNEAKAASVASETMKTEPDGKARGREQCKVLFPYEAQNEDELSLKEGEIINIITKECADAGWWKGEIGGRQGVFPDNFVKLLEVEKERPRKPPPPSAPGAKHTTEKKSEVKKVPPERPEHLPQRDQDRAEEMKIGDIPKPSIPSIIPKKPLHPKTSTSSSSQPPRRPERPPTLACESPKSEGGASTPDSAPHDTDVDLDAVVPSTEKLSHPTATRPRVSDRRPRSQIITSSSLSGIDLDSPAVEDRKDRGKVEPESVSSRSAEVSLRKGASAIPVPDSKAPLPAKPSALTPPSASHRPTSLSSSLGLSPSPELRHSPLTPLTLEELRNQLRDLRASVELLKSQHRQEMKQLTNALDEEKKIRLSLQMEVEHIRKSLSK
- the sh3kbp1 gene encoding SH3 domain-containing kinase-binding protein 1 isoform X3, giving the protein MADNRQMIKEIKKEAKRDGGQASMIRPDLSNGRASPVSDPSTRSGKKVEQIRKRRCKAAFSYVPQHEDELELKIGDVIEIIAEVEEGWWEGFLNGKSGMFPSNFTKVIQTESETSSLNTSQEELRSSRTSKDSPGSESDGGDSRSETGSGEIQPKKVRGFGFGDIFKDQPFRLRPRSIDVDLEVDKLNEAKAASVASETMKTEPDGKARGREQCKVLFPYEAQNEDELSLKEGEIINIITKECADAGWWKGEIGGRQGVFPDNFVKLLEVEKERPRKPPPPSAPGAKHTTEKKSEVKKVPPERPEHLPQRDQDRAEEMKIGDIPKPSIPSIIPKKPLHPKTSTSSSSQPPRRPERPPTLACESPKSEGGASTPDSAPHDTDVDLDAVVPSTEKLSHPTATRPRVSDRRPRSQIITSSSLSGIDLDSPAVEDRKDRGKVEPESVSSRSAEVSLRKGASAIPVPDSKAPLPAKPSALTPPSASHRPTSLSSSLGLSPSPELRHSPLTPLTLEELRNQLRDLRASVELLKSQHRQEMKQLTNALDEEKKIRLSLQMEVEHIRKSLSK